One Halobaculum sp. CBA1158 DNA segment encodes these proteins:
- a CDS encoding 50S ribosomal protein L15e has product MARSFYSHIKEAWRNQDEGKLAELQWQRKQEWRDEGAIVRIDRPTRLDKARELGYKAKQGVVMARVSVRKGGARKQRHKAGRRTKRQGVNRIGRRKSIQRIGEERVSRKFPNLRVLASYSVGQDGSQKWTEVILVDPEHPAIENDDELNWICDDSQKGRAFRGLTNAGKSNRGLSQRGKGTEKTRPSVSSGDRGGK; this is encoded by the coding sequence ATGGCACGAAGCTTCTACTCCCACATCAAGGAAGCCTGGCGGAACCAGGACGAGGGCAAGCTCGCGGAACTGCAGTGGCAGCGCAAGCAGGAGTGGCGCGACGAGGGGGCGATCGTCCGGATCGACCGGCCGACCCGCCTCGACAAGGCGCGCGAACTCGGCTACAAGGCCAAGCAGGGCGTCGTGATGGCGCGCGTCTCCGTCCGCAAGGGCGGCGCGCGCAAGCAGCGCCACAAGGCCGGCCGCCGGACGAAGCGCCAGGGCGTCAACCGCATCGGTCGCCGGAAGTCCATCCAGCGCATCGGCGAGGAGCGCGTCTCGCGGAAGTTCCCGAACCTCCGCGTGCTCGCCTCCTACTCGGTGGGCCAGGACGGCTCCCAGAAGTGGACCGAGGTGATCCTCGTCGACCCCGAGCACCCCGCGATCGAGAACGACGACGAACTCAACTGGATCTGCGACGACTCCCAGAAGGGTCGCGCGTTCCGCGGGCTCACGAACGCGGGCAAGAGCAACCGCGGCCTGAGCCAGCGCGGCAAGGGAACCGAGAAGACCCGGCCGTCCGTCTCCAGCGGCGACCGCGGCGGCAAGTAA